DNA from Mesorhizobium sp. B2-1-1:
CGCCTACATCGCCATGACCATCCGTTCGCTCGACGTCGCGCGCGCCTATGACATCGTCAAGATCATGACCGATGGCGGGCCGGCGGGCCGCACCGAGCTTTTATGGACGCTGGTGGCGCGCACCGCCTACAGCGACGGGCGCATGGGCATGGCCAACGCCATGGCCTATTTCTCGATCCTGCTGTCGATCGCCTTCACCGTCTATTTCTTCAACAAGCTCGCCGCGGCGCGCACGCAGATCGGTGCGGAGTGGTGATGGACGAGAATTCTTCCGCCCGCCTCAAGCGCCGGCTGCTGGGCATCGCCTATCGCATCGGCCTGTTCCTGGCGATGCTGACCATCTGCCTGCCCGGCCTGTGGATCGTGCTTTCGTCGCTGCGGCCGACGGTGGAGATCATGGCCAAGCCGCCGGTGTGGATCCCGCAGCAGATCTCGTTCGACGCCTATGTTGCGATGTTCTCAGGGATCGGCAAGGGCGGCATCCCGGTCATAGAATATTTCCGCAACTCGCTGATCATCTCGGTGACCTCGACGATGATCGCGGTGGCCATCGGCATGGCCGGCGGCTATGCCTTCGCGCGCTACCGTTTCCGCGGCAAGTCGGGCGTCTTCCTCGGCCTGATGCTGACGCGCACGGTGCCGGGTATCGCGCTCTCGCTGCCGCTGTTCTTCCTTTATGTCAGGCTCGGCATCATCGACACGCATTTCGGACTGATCCTGGCCTATGTCGCGCTCAACGTGCCGTTCACCATTTGGCTGATCGACGGCTTCTTCCGCCAGGTGCCGAAGGACCTCGCGGAAGCCGCCCAGATCGACGGCTGCACCCGCTGGCAGGCCTTCTGGCAGGTCGAGTTCCCGCTTGCCGGGCCCGGCATCGCCTCCGCCGCGATCTTTGCTTTCCTGACCTGCTGGAACGAGTTCGCGCTGGCCTCGCAGCTTACCCGCTCGGTCAGCGCCAAGACCCTGCCGGTCGGCCTGCTCGACTACACGGCCGAATTCACCATCGACTGGCGCGGCATGTGCGCGCTCGCCGTGGTGATGATCATCCCGGCGCTCACCCTCACCTACATCGTCCAGAAACACCTTGTCGGCGGCTTGACCTCCGGCGCGGTGAAAGGCTGATCCCATGGCAACGGTTTCCCTCCAAAAGCTGACCAAGCGCTACGGCAATGTCGGGATCGTGCACGGCATCGACCTCGACATCGCGGACCGCGAATTCATCGCGCTGGTCGGCCCCTCCGGCTGCGGCAAGTCGACGACGCTCAGGATGATCGCAGGGCTGGAAGAGATCAGTGCCGGCTCGATCGAGATCGGCGGCCGCGTCGTCAACGATTTGCCGCCGCGTTCGCGCAACATCTCGATGGTGTTCCAGTCCTACGCGCTTTATCCCCACATGACGGTGCGCGAGAACCTCGGCTTCTCCCTGAAGATTGCCGGGGCCGCCAAGGAGGATATGGAGCGCCGCGTCGCCGAAGCCTCGGCCATCCTCGGCCTCGACACGCTGCTCGACCGTCGCCCGTCGCAACTTTCCGGCGGCCAGCGCCAGCGCGTCGCCATGGGCCGCGCCATCGTACGCGATCCCGACGTGTTCCTGTTCGACGAGCCGCTTTCAAATCTCGACGCCAAACTGCGCACGCAGATGCGGACCGAAATCAAGAAGCTGCACGCCAAGGTGCGGTCGACGGTGATCTATGTCACCCATGACCAGGTCGAGGCGATGACGCTTGCCGACCGCATCGTCATCATGCGCGACGGCCATATCGAACAGGTCGGCACCCCAGACGAGGTGTTCCGACGGCCGGCGACGCGGTTCGTCGCGGGCTTCATCGGCTCGCCGCCGATGAATCTGCACGAGGCGACGATCGATGACGGCCACTTGGTTTTCGCCAGCGGCGAAAAGCTGCCATTGCCTAGCCAATTCAAAGCCAATGTCGCCAGGGGTAACAAGGTGGTGTTCGGGTTGCGGCCCGACGACATCTACCCGACCGGCCATGGTATCAGTTCCGGTGGTGCGGCCGACGTCCACCAGATCGAATTGCCGATCACGGTCACCGAACCACTCGGCAACGAGACGCTGGTGTTCGTCGAGTTCAATGGCGCAGACTGGGTTTCGCGCATGCTGAACCCAAGAGCTTTGAGATCGGGCGAGCGGGTGGCCATGAGCCTCGACCTGTCGCAGGCGCATCTGTTTGCCGCCGACACGGGAAAGTCATTGCGGAGCTGACGACATGGCCACGATCGAAAAGATAGAACTGCGGATGGTGGACCTTGTGCCCAAGGTCAAGCGCACGGACGCGATCCAGAGTTTCGTCAGCCAGGAAACGCCTCTCGTCACGATCACCGATTCCGACGGCGCCGTCGGCACCGGCTACAGCTACACGATCGGCACCGGCGGCTCGTCTGTGATGCGGCTCTTGTCCGACCATCTGGCGCCGCGCCTGATCGGCCGCGACCCCGACATGATCGAGGCGATCTGGCACGATCTCGAATTCGCCACACACGCCACCACGATCGGCGCGATCACGGCCATCGCGATCGCGGCGATCGACACCGCGCTTTGGGACCTGCGGGCGAAGAAGCAGGGCCTGCCTCTGTGGAAGCTGGCGGGCGGCGCCAAGGACCGCTGCCCGCTCTACACGACGGAGGGCGGCTGGCTGCACATCGAGACGCAGGCGCTGGTCGATGACGCGCTGGCCGCGAAGGCCAAGGGATTTCGCGGCTCGAAGGTGAAGATCGGCAAACCGCACGGATCGGAAGATCTGGCGCGGCTGGCGGCGGTGCGCAAGGCGGTGGGCGACGGCTACGAGATCATGACCGACGCCAATCAGGGATTCTCCGTCGACGAAGCGATCCGCCGCGCAGCGAGGCTGCGTGAACTCGATCTCGCCTGGATCGAGGAGCCGCTGCCGGCCGACGACATCGATGGCCATGTCAGGCTGTCGAATTCGACGCAGACGCCGATTGCCATCGGCGAGTCGCTCTATTCCATCAGGCATTTCCGCGAATACATGCAGAAAGGCGCCTCTTCGATCGTGCAAGTCGATGTCGGTCGCATTGGCGGTATCACGCCCTGGCTAAAGGTGGCGCATGCGGCGGAGGCCTTCGACATTCCGGTCTGTCCGCATTTCCTGATGGAATTGCATGTCAGCCTCACCTGCGCTGTTCAGAACGGCCGCTATGTCGAGTACATTCCGCAGCTTGACCAGTTGACCGGCAAGCGCATGCGCATCGAGGATGGGCACGCTCTGGCACCCGAGGAGCCCGGCATCGGCATCGATTGGGACTGGGACGCGGTCAAGGCCATGAGCATCGCCGAATTCACCACGGCGATCACGAAATAGGGGAACGAACATGCAGCGGATGGGAATGGTTCTGGGACTGAAGCCGGAAAAGGTCGAGGAATATGTGCGCCTCCATGCCGCCGTCTGGCCCGACGTGCTGACCATGATCTCGGCTTGCAACATCGAGAACTATTCGATCTACCTGAAGCGGCCGGAGAACCTGCTGTTTGCCTATTTCGAATACCACGGCACCGACTATGCCGCCGACATGGCCAAGATGGCGGCAGACCCGAAAACACAGGAATGGTGGGCCCTCTGCATGCCTTGCCAGGAGCCGCTGGCGACCCGCAAGGAGGGCGAATGGTGGGCTTCGATGGACGAGGTCTTCCATCATGACTGAAGGCGGTTTCGACCCTGCCTCACTCATCCAGTCCTGGCCCAAGCCTACAAAGCCCCGGCCGATCGTCACCTTCGGCGCAGGTTCGATTGTCGGCGATGCCCATTTTCCCGCCTACCGAAAAGCGGGGTTCCCGATTACCGGCCTTTATGATCCGGACCAGGCCAAGGCGAAGGCCCTGGCCGAGAAATGGAATGTGACGGCCTTCCACTCCGTCGAGGAAGCGGCGGCCGTCAAGGATGCGATCTTCGATCTGGCGACGCCGCCAGGACGGCACGCCGAGATCCTGAAGGCTCTGCCCGACGGTTCGGTCGCGCTGATCCAGAAGCCGATGGGCAACTACCTCGGCGAGGCAACCGAAATCCTCGAAATCTGCCGCGCCAGAAAACTCAAGGCAGCCGTGAATTTCCAGCTGCGCTTCGCGCCGATGATGCTGGGCCTCAAGGACGCCATCGCCAGGGGCTGGCTCGGCGAGATCGTCGACTTCGACGCCTGGCTGGCGCTGGCGACACCTTGGGAACTGTGGGAATTCCTGCTCAAGGCGCCGCGTGTCGAGATCGCCATGCATTCGATCCACTATCTAGACCTGATCCGGCAACTGCTCGGCGACCCCAAGGGCGTCCACGCCAAGACGCTTGGCCATCCCAACCACGAGGTGGCGCAGACTCGCACTAGCGCCATTCTCGACTATGGAGACACGGTTCGCTGCGCACTGTCGATCAACCACGACCACAAGTTCGGCCGCCGGCACCAGGCTTGCGAGTTTCGCATCTGCGGCACCGAAGGGGCCGCCTATCTCAAGCTCGGCCTCAATCTCGACTATCCGCGCGGCGAACCCGACGTCCTGGAAATCTATCCAAGAGGCGGAACGGACTGGATCAGTGTGCCGCTCGCCGGTGAATGGTTCCCCGACGCTTTCGTCGGACGCATGGCAAATGTGCAGCGCTTTGCCGCGGGCGAAGACGACGAATTGGTCAGTTCGGTCGAGGACGCCTGGAACACCATGGCGCTGGTGGAAGCCGCCTATAAATCGAGTGCGGCGCCGGCGACGCCGCTGGCCGAAAAGCCATAGGCGGGACATGGAACAGATCACCTATTTCGAGGACTACGAGATCGGCTCTTCGCGGCTGACCAGCGGCCGCACCATTACCGAGACCGACTTCATCGTCCATGCCGGACACACCGGCGATTTCTTCCCACACCACATGGACGCCGAGTTCATGAAGACGACGCCGTTCGGTCAGCGCATCGCGCACGGCACGCTGGTGTTCTCGGTCGGCATCGGACTGACGGCAAGCGTCGTCAATCCCGTTGCCTTCTCCTATGGCTATGATCGGCTGCGTTTCATCAAGCCGGTGTTCATCGGCGACACGATCCGCACGCGCACCACCATCGCGGCCAAGGAGGACGATCCGAAGCGGCCGGCCGCGGGCCGGGTGATCGAACGCTGCGAGGTGATCAACCAGCGCGACGAAGTGGTGTTGGCCGCGGATCACATCTACATCGTCGAACGCAAACCCGGCTGAGGCAGCGCTACGATCCCGTGGCGCGGGCGGTGATGCGCTCCAGACCGAGCAGCAGCGCCAGGGTCGCCACCACCAGGATCATGGTGAGCGCTGCTCCCGCAAAGATGTCGCCTCGGTCGGTGAGGCTGAAGATCGACACCGGCAGCGTCACCCAACCCGGCGGATAGACCATCACGGTGGCGCCGAGTTCACCCATCGACAGTGCGAAGCTGAGCCCGAACGCCGCGACCAGATAGGGTGCGAGCAGAGGCAAGGTGACGTGCCAGAGGCGGTAGGCCGGCCGCGCGCCGAGGCTCGATGCCACCTGCTCGAAATCGGGCGAGAGTCGCGCCAGTCCGGCCGACACATTGCCGAAGGTGAAGGCTGAGATCAGCACGAAATGGGCGATCATGACGATCGCGATCGTACCGTTGAGCAGCAGCGGCGGATGGCTGAAGGCGACCAGCAGGCCAAGGCCGACGGAGACCGAAGGCACGGCGCTGGGGATGAAGAACAACAGGCCGAGCAGGCGCCGCAGCGCATGCCCCTGGACCCGCAGCGACAGCGCCGCCCAGGTGCCGCTGACCAGCGCCAGCGCGCTGGCTGCAAAACCGGTGAGAAGGCTCGCCTTGACCGCATCGCCGGCCGCGCCATGCAAGACGTCGCTGTAGTGTTCCGTCGTCAGGCTGCTCGGCAGCACCCCGTTCCACTGGCCGGCAAGGCTGGACAGGAGAATGACCGCAAGCGGCGCCAGGAACAGCACACCGAAGATCAGCGCGAAGAGGAGCCACAGAACGAGGCGACCGGAGCGGGACCAGACCAGCATGGCTAGACCCCCAGCCGGCCGGCTGCGAAACGATAGAGCCCGAACAGGCCGAGCGACAGCGCGATGTTGATCAGGGCGATGATGCAGGCGACCTGATAGGCCGATTCCTGGATCGCCTTGCCATAGATCAGCAGCGGCAGCGTGATGACCCCCTTGGCGCCGATGAACAGCACGATGCCGAACTCGTTGACGGTGAGCAGCAGGCAGAG
Protein-coding regions in this window:
- a CDS encoding carbohydrate ABC transporter permease, with the translated sequence MDENSSARLKRRLLGIAYRIGLFLAMLTICLPGLWIVLSSLRPTVEIMAKPPVWIPQQISFDAYVAMFSGIGKGGIPVIEYFRNSLIISVTSTMIAVAIGMAGGYAFARYRFRGKSGVFLGLMLTRTVPGIALSLPLFFLYVRLGIIDTHFGLILAYVALNVPFTIWLIDGFFRQVPKDLAEAAQIDGCTRWQAFWQVEFPLAGPGIASAAIFAFLTCWNEFALASQLTRSVSAKTLPVGLLDYTAEFTIDWRGMCALAVVMIIPALTLTYIVQKHLVGGLTSGAVKG
- a CDS encoding ABC transporter ATP-binding protein — protein: MATVSLQKLTKRYGNVGIVHGIDLDIADREFIALVGPSGCGKSTTLRMIAGLEEISAGSIEIGGRVVNDLPPRSRNISMVFQSYALYPHMTVRENLGFSLKIAGAAKEDMERRVAEASAILGLDTLLDRRPSQLSGGQRQRVAMGRAIVRDPDVFLFDEPLSNLDAKLRTQMRTEIKKLHAKVRSTVIYVTHDQVEAMTLADRIVIMRDGHIEQVGTPDEVFRRPATRFVAGFIGSPPMNLHEATIDDGHLVFASGEKLPLPSQFKANVARGNKVVFGLRPDDIYPTGHGISSGGAADVHQIELPITVTEPLGNETLVFVEFNGADWVSRMLNPRALRSGERVAMSLDLSQAHLFAADTGKSLRS
- a CDS encoding mandelate racemase/muconate lactonizing enzyme family protein, with product MATIEKIELRMVDLVPKVKRTDAIQSFVSQETPLVTITDSDGAVGTGYSYTIGTGGSSVMRLLSDHLAPRLIGRDPDMIEAIWHDLEFATHATTIGAITAIAIAAIDTALWDLRAKKQGLPLWKLAGGAKDRCPLYTTEGGWLHIETQALVDDALAAKAKGFRGSKVKIGKPHGSEDLARLAAVRKAVGDGYEIMTDANQGFSVDEAIRRAARLRELDLAWIEEPLPADDIDGHVRLSNSTQTPIAIGESLYSIRHFREYMQKGASSIVQVDVGRIGGITPWLKVAHAAEAFDIPVCPHFLMELHVSLTCAVQNGRYVEYIPQLDQLTGKRMRIEDGHALAPEEPGIGIDWDWDAVKAMSIAEFTTAITK
- a CDS encoding L-rhamnose mutarotase; the encoded protein is MQRMGMVLGLKPEKVEEYVRLHAAVWPDVLTMISACNIENYSIYLKRPENLLFAYFEYHGTDYAADMAKMAADPKTQEWWALCMPCQEPLATRKEGEWWASMDEVFHHD
- a CDS encoding Gfo/Idh/MocA family protein, with translation MTEGGFDPASLIQSWPKPTKPRPIVTFGAGSIVGDAHFPAYRKAGFPITGLYDPDQAKAKALAEKWNVTAFHSVEEAAAVKDAIFDLATPPGRHAEILKALPDGSVALIQKPMGNYLGEATEILEICRARKLKAAVNFQLRFAPMMLGLKDAIARGWLGEIVDFDAWLALATPWELWEFLLKAPRVEIAMHSIHYLDLIRQLLGDPKGVHAKTLGHPNHEVAQTRTSAILDYGDTVRCALSINHDHKFGRRHQACEFRICGTEGAAYLKLGLNLDYPRGEPDVLEIYPRGGTDWISVPLAGEWFPDAFVGRMANVQRFAAGEDDELVSSVEDAWNTMALVEAAYKSSAAPATPLAEKP
- a CDS encoding MaoC/PaaZ C-terminal domain-containing protein: MEQITYFEDYEIGSSRLTSGRTITETDFIVHAGHTGDFFPHHMDAEFMKTTPFGQRIAHGTLVFSVGIGLTASVVNPVAFSYGYDRLRFIKPVFIGDTIRTRTTIAAKEDDPKRPAAGRVIERCEVINQRDEVVLAADHIYIVERKPG
- a CDS encoding ABC transporter permease subunit, which translates into the protein MLVWSRSGRLVLWLLFALIFGVLFLAPLAVILLSSLAGQWNGVLPSSLTTEHYSDVLHGAAGDAVKASLLTGFAASALALVSGTWAALSLRVQGHALRRLLGLLFFIPSAVPSVSVGLGLLVAFSHPPLLLNGTIAIVMIAHFVLISAFTFGNVSAGLARLSPDFEQVASSLGARPAYRLWHVTLPLLAPYLVAAFGLSFALSMGELGATVMVYPPGWVTLPVSIFSLTDRGDIFAGAALTMILVVATLALLLGLERITARATGS